The sequence GAAGCGAAAAATATCGACGAGTCGGACGTGTTGGACTACGTTTTTGGCTATACGATTGGCAATGACGTAACAGCGCCGCAATATTTTCATGAAGCTGGCCATTGGATGATCGGCAAATCATTCGATACGTTTACACCATTGGGACCGGTTATCGAAACGGAATTGAATCCTGATACCGTCCGAGTAGAAGCGCGCTTGAATGGGGAAGAGAAGCAAAACAGCGGTACGGAATTAATGATTGTACCCATTCGTGAAATGGTCGCTTATTTGTCCCGTATTATGACGTTGAAGCCAGGAGACGTCATTCTGACAGGCAGCCCACTTGGAGCAGAACTGGTTGGAGCAGGGAATGTGATAGAGTGTGAAATTCAAGGAATTGGAAAGTTGAAGAATAGATTCGTAGACCAGCTAATTTAAATACGCTGTCTATCACATGTGTGCTTTTTGGAAAAGACTTAAAATGAGACAAGGTAGGGGAGCTCTAAGTGGGAGTAATCGCAGGAGGACATGATTCAACTCGAATATTTTGTTTTAAAATTGTGAGGCGTCTTTGCGGCAAATTGAATACTCGTCTTTCATAATGATCGCCGTGAAATAGCCGTGAGACCCATTTTCGCTCGAAAAATCCCTTAAGCGGCAACTAGAAAACCATGTAGCCTTGCTCCGAAACTTGAATACGTCGGAACAAGGCTGTTTATCATCTCTCTGGGGTGAAGGCCCCATACATATTTGGCAGCTTGGATGATTAAATGTGAGAAAGGCGCTGGGCAAGTTGGACAATTTCATCCAAGGCACGCTCTTTCTTCCCCTCCCAATGGTGAATTGGCATGGAACAGCTGATTGCAGCTGCGATTTCTCCGTTTGCTTTACGAATCGGTGCAGCTGTACAGCAAAAGCCCATAACGCCTTCTTGAATATCCATTGCATATCCAGCTTTTCGTACGTTCTTAAGCTCGTGGATCAAAGCTTCCCGGGAGCCAATCGTATGAACGGTAATTTTAGGAAGTGATTCTTCCGGGTATAAATTGCATATTTGTTGTTCGCTCATGTCAGCCATCAAAGCTTTTCCTAGGCCAGTTGCATGCGCAGGGAAGCGGACTCCGGGACCGGAAACCATTTGGACAGGACTGGGGGCTTCCACTTTAGCTAAATATTGGACGTCGCTGCCTTCAAGCACTGCTAATTGGATCGATTCTTGAAGATTGCGCATCACTGGCTCGGCCAAGCGTCGAAAATCTTCACTCAGATCGAACTGCTGGAAAAAAGCACTCCCAAAACGTCCTATAGCGCTCCCAATCGCATATGTCTCATTGCGATCACGGC is a genomic window of Shouchella clausii containing:
- a CDS encoding fumarylacetoacetate hydrolase family protein; its protein translation is MKFVRFTVNAKTSQGVLEHETIKAIQGDLFAEWRFTGETYPVEDVKWLAPLVPNHIIGIGANYVAKVEDRPDTLPDIPVFFFKPSSSVIGPEDPIVIPGSNEQVKFESELAVVIGKEAKNIDESDVLDYVFGYTIGNDVTAPQYFHEAGHWMIGKSFDTFTPLGPVIETELNPDTVRVEARLNGEEKQNSGTELMIVPIREMVAYLSRIMTLKPGDVILTGSPLGAELVGAGNVIECEIQGIGKLKNRFVDQLI
- a CDS encoding IclR family transcriptional regulator, whose amino-acid sequence is MEQKYHVPALDRANAVLTVLRDEPYRWKLSDLSKMLGISKSTLHSLLVTMERLQWVSRDRNETYAIGSAIGRFGSAFFQQFDLSEDFRRLAEPVMRNLQESIQLAVLEGSDVQYLAKVEAPSPVQMVSGPGVRFPAHATGLGKALMADMSEQQICNLYPEESLPKITVHTIGSREALIHELKNVRKAGYAMDIQEGVMGFCCTAAPIRKANGEIAAAISCSMPIHHWEGKKERALDEIVQLAQRLSHI